In Vibrio japonicus, one DNA window encodes the following:
- the hscB gene encoding co-chaperone HscB: MNYFELFGLPSQFNLDGSLLSSQFRELQKRFHPDNFASASERDRLLAVQKASEINDAYQVLKNPISRAEYMLAENGVDIRAEQQTMQDPMFLMEQMELREELEEIPSSSDPESALFDFDTKVNKMYKQHMKSVEEELDNNLLEQAADRVRKLKFIAKLKHEIELVEDKLLG; encoded by the coding sequence ATGAATTACTTTGAATTATTTGGGCTACCAAGTCAGTTTAATCTGGATGGTAGCCTTCTTTCTTCACAATTCCGTGAACTTCAAAAACGCTTCCACCCAGATAATTTTGCTAGTGCGTCAGAGCGCGATCGCTTGCTTGCTGTGCAAAAAGCATCAGAAATTAACGATGCTTATCAGGTTCTTAAGAACCCCATCTCGCGTGCAGAATACATGCTGGCAGAAAATGGAGTGGATATCCGTGCAGAGCAGCAGACGATGCAAGACCCTATGTTCTTAATGGAGCAAATGGAATTACGTGAAGAGTTGGAAGAGATCCCAAGCAGCTCAGATCCAGAAAGTGCATTGTTTGATTTTGATACCAAAGTCAACAAAATGTACAAGCAGCATATGAAGTCTGTCGAAGAAGAACTCGATAACAATCTTTTGGAGCAAGCAGCAGACCGAGTGCGTAAGCTGAAATTCATTGCCAAATTAAAACATGAAATTGAGCTAGTCGAAGATAAACTTCTCGGCTAG
- the iscA gene encoding iron-sulfur cluster assembly protein IscA, with protein sequence MAITMTENAASRVKTFLENRGKGIGLRLGVKTTGCSGMAYVLEFVDDLNEEDEVFEFSGVKIIIDPKSLVYLDGTELDYVKQGLNEGFEFNNPNAKSECGCGESFNV encoded by the coding sequence ATGGCCATCACAATGACAGAAAACGCGGCAAGTCGCGTGAAAACATTCTTAGAAAACCGTGGTAAAGGTATCGGTTTACGCTTGGGTGTGAAAACGACTGGTTGTTCTGGCATGGCTTATGTCCTTGAGTTCGTTGACGACCTTAACGAAGAAGATGAAGTGTTCGAGTTTTCAGGCGTAAAAATCATAATCGATCCAAAAAGCCTTGTTTACTTAGACGGCACTGAACTTGACTACGTTAAGCAAGGGTTGAATGAAGGCTTTGAATTCAACAACCCAAATGCGAAAAGTGAATGTGGTTGTGGTGAGAGCTTCAACGTTTAA
- the iscU gene encoding Fe-S cluster assembly scaffold IscU, translating to MAYSEKVIDHYENPRNVGSFDKEDPSVGSGMVGAPACGDVMKLQIKVTPEGIIEDAKFKTYGCGSAIASSSLVTEWVKGKSVDEAAAIKNSEIAEELELPPVKVHCSILAEDAIKAAVADYKKKHQE from the coding sequence ATGGCATACAGCGAAAAAGTAATTGATCACTACGAGAACCCACGTAACGTTGGTTCATTTGATAAAGAAGATCCATCAGTAGGTAGCGGCATGGTTGGTGCACCTGCATGTGGCGACGTAATGAAGCTTCAAATCAAAGTAACGCCAGAAGGTATTATTGAAGATGCGAAGTTCAAAACTTATGGCTGCGGTAGTGCGATTGCATCAAGCTCACTAGTGACTGAATGGGTTAAAGGTAAGAGCGTTGATGAAGCTGCTGCAATCAAAAACTCTGAAATTGCTGAAGAGCTAGAGTTGCCACCAGTTAAAGTTCACTGCTCAATTCTTGCTGAAGACGCAATCAAAGCTGCGGTTGCGGACTACAAGAAAAAACACCAAGAATAA
- the fdx gene encoding ISC system 2Fe-2S type ferredoxin, which translates to MPKIIVLPHQELCPEGAVLEAETGETVLDVALKNGIGIEHACEKSCACTTCHVVIREGFDSLEESDELEDDMLDKAWGLEPESRLGCQAKVADEDLVVEIPKYTLNLASEDH; encoded by the coding sequence ATGCCTAAGATTATTGTATTACCGCACCAAGAACTCTGTCCTGAAGGTGCAGTGCTTGAAGCTGAAACGGGTGAAACGGTTCTTGATGTGGCGCTGAAAAACGGTATCGGCATTGAACATGCTTGTGAAAAGTCGTGTGCTTGTACGACTTGTCACGTAGTGATTCGTGAAGGCTTTGACTCTCTTGAAGAGAGCGATGAGCTTGAAGATGACATGCTAGATAAAGCTTGGGGTCTTGAGCCTGAGTCTCGCCTAGGTTGCCAAGCTAAGGTTGCTGACGAAGATTTGGTGGTAGAGATTCCGAAATACACGCTTAACCTCGCATCTGAAGATCACTAA
- the hscA gene encoding Fe-S protein assembly chaperone HscA produces the protein MALLQIAEPGQSSAPHEHKLAAGIDLGTTNSLVASVRSGSATTLQDELGRSILPSIVNYSGETPEVGYAAKAKAEQDPKNTIISVKRLIGRSLEDIQSRYPSLPYQFKASENGLPVLQTESGDKNPIEVSADILKSLSKRAEESLGGELSGVVITVPAYFDDAQRAGTKDAAKLAGLHVLRLLNEPTAAAIAYGLDSGQEGVVAVYDLGGGTFDISILRLSKGVFEVLATGGDSALGGDDFDHLMADHLVEKAGLSVPLTAEQHRTLLNVATETKIAFSEKDVVDVEVFGWQGSVTREEFEDLIRPLVKKTLLSCRRALKDAEVDSEEVLEVVMVGGSTRTLLVREMVGDFFGRKPLTSINPDEVVAIGAGIQADILVGNKPDSEMLLLDVIPLSLGIETMGGLVEKIIPRNTTIPVARAQEFTTFKDGQTAMSVHIVQGERELVDDCRSLARFSLKGIPPMAAGAAHIRVTYQVDADGLLSVTAMEKSTGVQSEIQVKPSYGLSDDEVANMLRDSMAHAKDDMLARALAEQKVEADRVIEGLIVAMEADGDELLSEQEKQELVKAIESLIELRNGDDADAIEQGIKDTDKASQEFASRRMDKSIRAALSGQSVDDI, from the coding sequence ATGGCGTTACTTCAAATTGCAGAACCGGGTCAAAGCTCGGCACCACACGAGCATAAACTGGCGGCAGGTATCGACCTCGGCACAACCAACTCTTTGGTTGCTTCTGTTCGAAGCGGCAGTGCCACGACTTTGCAAGATGAACTAGGTCGCAGCATTTTACCGTCAATTGTAAATTATTCAGGTGAAACGCCAGAAGTAGGCTACGCTGCAAAAGCAAAAGCCGAACAGGATCCGAAAAACACCATTATTTCGGTAAAACGCCTGATTGGCCGATCACTAGAAGATATTCAGTCTCGTTATCCAAGTCTGCCTTATCAATTCAAGGCGAGTGAGAATGGACTGCCAGTACTGCAAACTGAATCTGGTGACAAAAACCCGATTGAAGTGTCTGCTGATATTTTGAAATCATTAAGTAAGCGTGCAGAAGAGTCACTAGGTGGTGAACTCTCTGGTGTCGTCATCACCGTTCCAGCTTACTTTGATGATGCTCAGCGTGCAGGGACTAAAGATGCCGCTAAACTTGCTGGCCTACACGTACTGCGTTTACTTAACGAACCGACTGCAGCTGCAATCGCATACGGCCTAGACTCTGGTCAAGAAGGTGTTGTCGCGGTTTATGATTTGGGCGGTGGTACGTTTGATATCTCGATTTTGCGTTTGTCGAAAGGTGTATTTGAAGTTTTAGCAACCGGTGGTGACTCTGCATTAGGCGGTGATGATTTCGACCATCTCATGGCAGACCATCTAGTTGAAAAAGCAGGACTTTCAGTACCATTAACAGCAGAGCAACACCGCACATTACTGAATGTTGCGACAGAAACCAAGATTGCGTTTTCTGAAAAAGACGTTGTAGATGTTGAGGTTTTTGGCTGGCAAGGCTCCGTCACTCGTGAAGAGTTCGAAGACTTGATCCGCCCACTAGTGAAGAAGACATTACTTTCTTGTCGTCGTGCGTTGAAAGATGCAGAAGTAGACAGCGAAGAAGTGTTAGAAGTGGTTATGGTCGGAGGCTCAACACGTACATTACTTGTGCGTGAAATGGTGGGTGATTTCTTTGGTCGTAAACCATTAACGAGCATTAACCCTGATGAAGTGGTTGCGATTGGTGCTGGTATCCAGGCGGATATTCTTGTTGGTAACAAACCTGATTCAGAAATGCTTCTACTCGACGTTATTCCTCTCTCTTTAGGCATTGAAACCATGGGTGGGCTAGTAGAGAAGATCATCCCTCGCAATACCACCATCCCTGTTGCTCGCGCTCAAGAGTTTACCACGTTCAAAGATGGTCAAACCGCAATGAGTGTTCATATCGTACAAGGTGAGCGTGAACTGGTTGATGATTGCCGTTCATTAGCACGTTTCTCGTTGAAAGGTATTCCTCCAATGGCTGCGGGGGCTGCGCATATCCGTGTAACTTACCAAGTGGATGCAGATGGCTTGCTATCTGTAACAGCGATGGAAAAAAGCACGGGTGTTCAATCAGAAATTCAGGTTAAACCTTCATATGGTCTGAGTGATGATGAAGTCGCTAACATGCTACGAGATTCAATGGCGCATGCTAAAGACGATATGCTAGCTCGTGCGTTGGCTGAGCAAAAAGTGGAAGCCGATCGCGTGATCGAGGGGCTGATTGTTGCCATGGAAGCTGATGGTGACGAACTGCTATCTGAGCAAGAAAAACAAGAGTTGGTCAAAGCGATCGAGTCACTCATTGAATTACGTAACGGTGATGACGCGGACGCGATAGAACAAGGTATCAAAGATACCGACAAGGCAAGCCAAGAGTTTGCATCACGTCGTATGGATAAATCGATTCGAGCTGCGTTGTCAGGTCAATCAGTTGATGATATTTAA